The Methylocystis bryophila genome contains the following window.
CCACATGCCATGGTCACTCGCCATCTTTGCCAGCCACGGACCTGCGCAGAGGGCGGCGAAGCCGAAGTGATACGTGCGTTCGACCGTTAGCTGAATTGCGCCTGCTGGATGGAATAACGACTCGTAATCCTGGATGAAATAGAAGCGTTCTTTGAATTTTGTCGCCGCCGCTACCGGATAGGCTGTCCAGCAGTCCGTTGCAATGAGAACATCTCCTGAAAGCTGCGCTAGGCTCTCGGGCAGAAATCGGACAAACACGCTGTCGCCAATTGGACGGTAGTTTTCTCGGATAACCTTCAAAGCGTCGACGGGCGCGCGATAGTTACTAGGATTTTGAATCCAAATTGTCTGGCGATGACCAAATCGTTCGAATTGTTCGACAAACCGAAAGATAGTCATGTGTCCTCCCGCCCCAACTCCGAAGGACGGGATGATCCAGTGAATATTCAAGCTATGAGCGTTGTAGAAAGGATGGCGCGGCGCGAGGGGCGCCTGCGTATTCTTCGAGATTCTGGGGGAGTCGCGCAACCATCGGGACGTGTGAGGCTCCAGATAGACAGGAAACTCTCGCGCCTCGGAACTGTAGTCGAGGAGCGGGCGTCGAGGGGTCGAAAAGCTACGTATCTTGAGACCAGCCGCTGATGGAACTGCAGCAAAAGCTCGCTCGAGAACGTGTGCCATTGTGCCTTCAATGCTCTCACCCGGCGCAAAAGCATCGTAGCCGTTCAAGTGTTCAACGAGCTTTGCATAAGCGGAGGATCGGAACCAAGCGAAGGAGCCTGCGGGAAATTCCCTGAGCGTCCGAACGTTGTAATTTGGGTAACCTAGCGCGCGACAAAGTGCGCTGAGCGTGTCCTCATTACCGTTCAGACCCACGAATTTCTTGATCTCGAAGAAATTGTCCGGAAAAACGAGCGCCACGCTTGGATCTTCGACGAAGACACCGAAGACTCTATCTAGCAGCTCCGGCATTCCGAGACACTGATCAAGTAGGTATCGGCGCCAAGCGTCACCGAAGTGAGTATGCTGGCTCCTCTTTGTGTGTATATGTAGCATGAAATCAGAAGTCTGCCAGAGATCAGCGCAAGCCTGAAATAGGGGGCCCACATCCCTGCCGACGCGATCCACAACTACTACATCGAAATCCCACCGGGGTTTCCGCGCCGCCACAAAATTTTCGACATATCTGCGGTCGCCTTCCGCGATCGTTGTGAAGCGGAGCTTGGCGTGCTCAGGAAGATTCGCCAGCGCTATCAGCAGTTCACCGATCAATTCCGGAAAGAACACGTGCACATGGACGCCGATTTTAAGACTCCGGTCTCGCCAATACCTCAGCTCAGAGGCTTCTCCGCAAAAAGGGTCTAGGACGATGCGATGTTCCGGGGTTGGCAGATTACCCGCTTCGCCGCCGTTAGCGCGAAAATGGTAGAGAGGGGCTTGATGGCCGGCCCTCAGCTCAGGGTGTCGTGAAAGGTAAAACGCCGTATCGAAATTTTCAGAAGGGTTTCGATCCTCACGCCAACCATAGGATAAGTAGTGATCGAGCGGATCGACGCCAGACAGCGCAACGTCCTGATAATGACTTAAGTAATAAGGCGAAGAAATCATCCTCCTTAGATCTGGGGTAATTGGGACGTCCGCCAAGTTACCCGCCTCGGCTTCCAACGAAATTACTGGCGTCGGGCTCGACGCGGTCTGGGCTGCCGCTGCGGGTAAGCCGGCCGTCGCAGGTTTGCCATCATCCCAAATCCTTCGTCCCTCCACTCGGCCATGGCGCAGAAAATGCTCCAAAGGATTTATGTCGGCTGCCGCAACATCCGGGTTCAATCTGAGATAGGCGGTCGTGCTGAAGCGCTCCGAGGGATCAAATCCGAGCTTCCAGCCCACGGAAAGATAATGCTCAATCGCTGCCGCTCCGCCCCAAACCTGGTACTTGGCCGCGTAAGCCGTCTCGTCGAACAAGCCGCTGGCTCGCACCATTTCAATGCGGGCGCTGAACTTGCGTGATCGAGGCAGAAAACGAGACATCAGTCGTAGGGAGAGATTGGGATTCGCCAAAATGGTCATACCCACAGGCCTCTAATTTTGGTTCTGCGAGGGCTTCAGTCCGGAAGGCTTCTCCGACTGCCATATTCATCGGATGATCGCCGGCGCGGATCTTGTTGGCAGATGCCGACTTTTGCGCGGCGGTCGTCGAAACCGCCCCCTCCTCGTTAAGCAAAACTACCTAGCCCAGCTAAATTTTTCGGTCGCATACCCTGTATGCAAAGTCAAGCCCGTGGTACCCGCGCAGTGACTCGCGCGCGCAAGGATTAGAGTTCGCGAGAAGTCCCAACCGATCACGTTAATACCGGCGCGGATCATATAACTGAGATAGTGGACACGCTCCTCACCATTGGCCGCCAAAGGCGTCAGAACCGCCCATGGCCGGCGACAGACTAAAGCGGCGGCGGTTTTGAAATAGAGCTAAGAACAATATTACAAGATCTTCCTGCCCTTGAAAATCACATTGGCTGAAATCGATTTCCGCCCAGTAGAGTGCATATCATCAAAAGCCTTTTTCACCAACTCGTTGCCAGAATGCAAGTTTCCAATCAAGTCACCGATCGTCAGGCTTTCAAAGATTTTGCGTCCACTTTCACTTAGCGCACCGTGAGCCCATTTCATAATGACCCCGAGAGAATGCGCAGCCTCAGCAAAGTCGTACTCGCCAGAGTAGGCGTCATCAAAGAGCGCGCGCATACCGAACTCCGTCGGATTGAAATAATGGCTAGGTAGACCGTGCGTAAAATGCATATTTGTTCCGTTGATGAATAGCCAACCATTCTTCCTTGTTACTCTCTTGATTTCACTCGCCAGCTTGAATGGATTTTTAACATGCTCGATGACATTGGGGCAGACGACAACGTCGAAAGCTTCATCAATGAAAGGCAGGTAATCATCGAAAGATACCACATCGATATTGGGGTAGCCTGTTATGTCCAGCTGGGCAACGTTATCGATCACGGGACTGATTCCAGCACCGACGACCAAGCCCATTTCTGCTCCATTCAACAACTCGGCAGCTGCATCACCATAAGCCCAAGTTGAGGTCGTGTGTGTTGACCAATTACCGTCGAGCGCGGATATAAAAAACTGCTCTGAGAGCTTACGGTAGGGTTGATCAATGATTCTATGAAGATTGCGCAACTTTGCCGGCCGTGTAAGATTTATTGTACGATGACCAAGAGATACGCTGCGCGCGCCGTCATGTATAAACACTTCAACGTAAGCATCCTCCTCCGCAAAGCTGTCGACGTTCACGGCATGCTGCCAACCAGTGAGACCAGAAGCCTCTGGTAACTGGGAAGCGAAATAAATATCGATGTCTTCCCTATAGGAAGTCGGCGTTATCTCATCGACCACCTTACCGTTAATATGGACAGTAACGCGCGGATGCTTTGCAAGAAGCCAGCCGACAATCGGCAACACGCCAGTGCGCGTAACCTTGTATCCACGCGTATTTTCCCGCGGATAGTCCCACGCACCGAGCAACGTCATAACTGGCCTCTCATTAAGTTTGATTTACATTCCTCGCGTCTGCCCGCTTCTCGCCTCAACATAGAACCGACTCACATGCTCAATAGATCGTTCTTCACGGGCGACGAGCCCACACCCGCGCGATCGCCAAAGCTCGACGAGCGAGAGCCAAGCAACGAATCACCTTATGTTGCCATCCTCTTCATGACCGTGATGCAGTCTATGTCTGCGGCGCCGCCCCAGGCGAAAGTTTCCTGCCTCAGGACATCGAATCCGTCGTGGACGGCTACATGTTTGAAGATCGGGGCCGACATGAAGTTCCGCCAGTGCGGATTTTGTTGGAAAGACCCTCCCGGATTTCCCGTAAAATTTGAATGGTGAACGAAGGCGAAACCACCCGGTCTAAGAACGCGAGCGAACTCGGCTATATAAGACAGGA
Protein-coding sequences here:
- a CDS encoding rhamnosyltransferase WsaF family glycosyltransferase — translated: MTILANPNLSLRLMSRFLPRSRKFSARIEMVRASGLFDETAYAAKYQVWGGAAAIEHYLSVGWKLGFDPSERFSTTAYLRLNPDVAAADINPLEHFLRHGRVEGRRIWDDGKPATAGLPAAAAQTASSPTPVISLEAEAGNLADVPITPDLRRMISSPYYLSHYQDVALSGVDPLDHYLSYGWREDRNPSENFDTAFYLSRHPELRAGHQAPLYHFRANGGEAGNLPTPEHRIVLDPFCGEASELRYWRDRSLKIGVHVHVFFPELIGELLIALANLPEHAKLRFTTIAEGDRRYVENFVAARKPRWDFDVVVVDRVGRDVGPLFQACADLWQTSDFMLHIHTKRSQHTHFGDAWRRYLLDQCLGMPELLDRVFGVFVEDPSVALVFPDNFFEIKKFVGLNGNEDTLSALCRALGYPNYNVRTLREFPAGSFAWFRSSAYAKLVEHLNGYDAFAPGESIEGTMAHVLERAFAAVPSAAGLKIRSFSTPRRPLLDYSSEAREFPVYLEPHTSRWLRDSPRISKNTQAPLAPRHPFYNAHSLNIHWIIPSFGVGAGGHMTIFRFVEQFERFGHRQTIWIQNPSNYRAPVDALKVIRENYRPIGDSVFVRFLPESLAQLSGDVLIATDCWTAYPVAAATKFKERFYFIQDYESLFHPAGAIQLTVERTYHFGFAALCAGPWLAKMASDHGMWSRAWYLAADEKFYFAASTPKWKRRNETTHIAFYARANTARRAVDLGLAAFEELAQMGYHFHVHFFGGEERLPAIGFEASYHGVVSPEELGDLYRRCDIGVVFSATNYSLIPLEMMACALPVVELDVDSIRAVFKDDELLMTEPTPPSVAKAIAQLIEKPEIRAALAAKGQAAAAKYKWEESARLAEVAIFECLQEKKFLPLDVAEICAPHLAKCRKASVFLPVKNGGAFFEKVVERILGQKTDFEFDFLVHDNGSTDGTVDLLKREAAKHSNFRFIEQPPHEFQHGRARNLGIRNTDGEYVAITTADALPADEFWLANLVAGFSKGPRVAGVTGRHRPHPNHGPFLERDMKNGFDNFRNLSDVYGFDVPLARHIYPGGQEWQMISLFYSDNNSCMSRAVWKVLPYPEIDWGEDMVWAWEALQLGFQKAYADDAIVYHSHEWDLRKSEEWYSIEGRFWMEHFGFDIAGDADAHLGQWNVRDRLFAIEHKVGANQLRRQLGLNVACLRGRAAGVAEAKHLEASGDEGVGRPRSPLVR
- a CDS encoding class I SAM-dependent methyltransferase; translation: MTLLGAWDYPRENTRGYKVTRTGVLPIVGWLLAKHPRVTVHINGKVVDEITPTSYREDIDIYFASQLPEASGLTGWQHAVNVDSFAEEDAYVEVFIHDGARSVSLGHRTINLTRPAKLRNLHRIIDQPYRKLSEQFFISALDGNWSTHTTSTWAYGDAAAELLNGAEMGLVVGAGISPVIDNVAQLDITGYPNIDVVSFDDYLPFIDEAFDVVVCPNVIEHVKNPFKLASEIKRVTRKNGWLFINGTNMHFTHGLPSHYFNPTEFGMRALFDDAYSGEYDFAEAAHSLGVIMKWAHGALSESGRKIFESLTIGDLIGNLHSGNELVKKAFDDMHSTGRKSISANVIFKGRKIL